In Elusimicrobiota bacterium, one genomic interval encodes:
- the lpxD gene encoding UDP-3-O-(3-hydroxymyristoyl)glucosamine N-acyltransferase yields MKLTLKEISKLLNGSLTGDENVIITGAGDIESAGPGQIAFIKDKTYLEKAKISKASAIIVPKDLSGLNNNTIHTENPYLAFAKVLEIIYSEKENHFKGIHKTAIIGSDVKLGHNVSVGAYSVISDNAVIGDNTVICSNVYIGDRTIIGKAGYFYPNATIREDCEIGNNVIIHSGTVIGSDGFGYVPVKEKYYKIPQIGKVILEDDVEIGSNSSIDRATIDKTVIGRGTKIDNQVHVAHNVIVGENSILLAHVTIAGSTILGKHVIFSGQSGAIDNLKVGDNVVAASRAAILQDVPANSVVWGNPAAPILEEKRRIIALKALPELIREVKTLKKKIEESGKNK; encoded by the coding sequence TTGAAATTAACCCTCAAAGAAATATCAAAACTTTTAAATGGTTCACTAACCGGCGATGAAAATGTGATAATAACAGGTGCCGGCGATATTGAATCTGCCGGGCCGGGCCAGATTGCTTTTATAAAAGACAAAACCTACCTCGAAAAAGCCAAAATATCAAAAGCATCGGCTATTATAGTACCCAAAGATTTGTCAGGCCTGAATAATAACACTATTCATACAGAAAACCCATACCTTGCTTTCGCGAAAGTTCTTGAAATAATTTACTCCGAAAAGGAAAATCATTTCAAAGGCATACATAAAACCGCAATAATCGGCAGCGATGTCAAACTAGGGCATAATGTATCGGTTGGTGCATACAGCGTAATCAGCGATAATGCCGTTATAGGCGATAATACTGTTATCTGTTCAAATGTCTACATTGGCGACAGAACGATAATTGGAAAAGCAGGATATTTTTATCCTAATGCAACAATAAGAGAAGACTGTGAAATAGGAAATAACGTTATTATACACAGCGGCACTGTAATAGGAAGCGACGGGTTCGGTTATGTTCCTGTAAAAGAAAAATATTACAAAATTCCGCAAATCGGCAAAGTGATTCTGGAAGATGATGTTGAAATTGGCTCAAATTCCTCAATTGACAGGGCAACAATCGATAAGACTGTAATAGGCAGAGGCACAAAAATTGATAATCAGGTCCATGTTGCACACAATGTAATTGTAGGCGAGAATTCAATTTTACTGGCCCATGTTACAATTGCCGGAAGTACAATATTGGGCAAGCATGTGATTTTTTCCGGGCAATCTGGAGCTATAGATAACCTTAAGGTAGGCGATAATGTTGTTGCCGCCTCCAGGGCGGCTATTTTACAGGATGTACCGGCAAATTCCGTTGTCTGGGGCAACCCGGCAGCTCCTATTCTGGAAGAAAAAAGAAGAATTATCGCTTTAAAAGCTTTGCCGGAACTTATTAGGGAAGTCAAAACTTTAAAAAAGAAAATTGAAGAATCGGGAAAAAACAAATGA
- the rlmB gene encoding 23S rRNA (guanosine(2251)-2'-O)-methyltransferase RlmB: protein MNKMIIYGRNPVLEALKTRPREINKILLSKNASGENVKKIQELAKTAGIPYTFIDIQKLDKLSNYKNHQGIAAMALAKEYMPLEELIEQAKKSDNPSLCLLDDVTDPQNLGTILRNACFFGIMGIVIPKRNSAGLTETVEKVSSGALEYVPVAQVSNIAYTIDKLKEEGFWIVGADTNDGKNIRETEILKPAAFVLGSEGSGLGKLIKQKCDLLIKIPPNTNSSGNVSSLNVASASAIMFYEFNKTNKIGK from the coding sequence ATAAATAAAATGATAATCTATGGACGGAACCCTGTATTGGAAGCCTTAAAAACACGCCCCAGAGAAATAAACAAAATACTTTTATCGAAAAATGCTTCAGGTGAAAATGTAAAAAAGATACAGGAATTAGCCAAAACTGCCGGCATACCTTATACTTTCATCGACATCCAGAAGTTGGATAAGCTGTCGAACTACAAAAACCACCAGGGCATAGCAGCTATGGCCCTTGCAAAGGAATATATGCCCCTGGAAGAACTTATTGAACAGGCCAAAAAATCAGACAACCCTTCTTTATGCCTTCTCGACGACGTAACAGACCCTCAGAACCTGGGGACAATCTTGCGCAATGCCTGTTTTTTTGGTATCATGGGCATCGTAATTCCAAAACGGAATTCCGCAGGGCTTACGGAGACAGTTGAAAAAGTTTCATCCGGGGCTCTAGAATACGTTCCTGTAGCGCAGGTTAGCAATATTGCTTATACGATAGATAAATTAAAAGAAGAAGGTTTTTGGATAGTCGGGGCTGACACTAACGACGGAAAAAATATAAGGGAAACTGAAATCCTTAAACCCGCCGCATTTGTGCTGGGCAGCGAAGGCTCTGGGCTTGGCAAACTCATTAAGCAGAAATGCGATTTGCTTATAAAAATACCGCCTAATACTAATTCTTCAGGCAATGTTTCCTCATTGAATGTGGCATCAGCAAGCGCAATTATGTTTTACGAATTCAATAAGACCAATAAGATCGGAAAATAA
- the cysS gene encoding cysteine--tRNA ligase, protein MRFHNTLSSEIEEFIPIDGKNVKMYVCGITPYDKCHLGHGRCYVVFDIIRRYLEYYGYNVEYIQNFTDIDDKIINKSKEQNLGFKEISEKYTNDFFENCKKLNIKSANKYPRVTEHIPEIIATIKLLIEKEFAYAVDGDVYFAVNKFKDYGKLSKRNTQDLLVGARIAPGEKKKNPLDFALWKSSKPDEPSWDSPWGKGRPGWHIECSSMSLHEIGRETLDIHGGGQDLIFPHHENEIAQSEAATGKPFSKYWLHNGFVTINKEKMSKSLGNFFALQDIFQKYDPMVVRLFLISQHYKAPLDFSDQKLDQAKNNWERIYRSKELAGNLLQTAREGALSVLYKNLADEFITNFKESMNNDFNTSEAMAALHGLVNQLYSYEKDKSNELTKSAIEYTLKKLEELAGVLGLVFPQKQSVNEKAMTMAFERETARKNKDYVKADELRKKIDNMGYIVEDTSKGPRLKHKISG, encoded by the coding sequence ATCCGTTTCCATAACACTCTTTCATCAGAAATTGAAGAATTTATACCAATTGACGGTAAGAACGTAAAAATGTATGTCTGCGGCATAACGCCTTATGACAAATGCCACTTGGGGCATGGAAGGTGCTATGTTGTTTTTGATATTATAAGAAGGTACCTTGAATATTATGGATACAATGTCGAATATATCCAAAACTTCACTGATATCGATGATAAAATTATTAACAAGTCAAAAGAACAGAATTTGGGCTTTAAAGAAATTTCAGAAAAATATACAAATGATTTTTTTGAAAACTGTAAAAAACTCAACATCAAATCCGCCAATAAATACCCGAGGGTAACAGAACATATTCCTGAGATCATCGCCACGATAAAATTATTGATTGAAAAAGAATTCGCTTATGCTGTTGACGGCGATGTTTATTTTGCGGTAAATAAATTTAAAGACTATGGCAAGCTTTCCAAAAGAAACACTCAAGACCTTCTTGTGGGCGCGAGGATAGCCCCAGGCGAAAAAAAGAAAAACCCTCTTGATTTCGCTCTATGGAAAAGTTCCAAACCTGATGAACCCTCCTGGGACAGCCCCTGGGGCAAAGGCAGGCCGGGCTGGCACATTGAATGCTCTTCTATGTCCTTACATGAAATCGGCAGGGAAACGCTAGATATTCACGGCGGGGGCCAGGATTTGATTTTCCCCCATCACGAAAATGAAATTGCCCAATCTGAAGCTGCCACAGGCAAGCCCTTCTCTAAATACTGGCTGCATAACGGATTCGTAACTATAAACAAAGAAAAAATGTCAAAATCACTGGGCAACTTTTTTGCATTACAGGATATATTCCAAAAATATGACCCCATGGTCGTCAGGCTTTTTCTAATTTCGCAGCATTATAAGGCTCCGCTCGATTTTTCCGATCAAAAACTTGACCAGGCAAAAAACAATTGGGAGCGCATATACAGGTCAAAAGAACTTGCCGGAAACCTTTTACAAACAGCCAGGGAAGGTGCTTTATCTGTTTTATATAAAAACCTGGCAGACGAATTTATAACTAATTTCAAAGAAAGCATGAATAATGACTTTAACACTTCTGAAGCGATGGCTGCCTTGCACGGCCTGGTGAATCAACTATATTCCTATGAAAAGGATAAATCCAACGAACTGACCAAATCAGCGATTGAATACACATTAAAGAAACTTGAAGAACTTGCAGGTGTACTGGGTTTGGTTTTCCCGCAAAAACAAAGTGTTAATGAAAAAGCAATGACGATGGCTTTTGAGCGCGAAACAGCCAGGAAAAACAAGGATTACGTTAAGGCAGATGAATTAAGAAAGAAGATAGACAACATGGGATACATCGTTGAAGACACCTCAAAAGGGCCGCGGTTAAAACATAAAATCAGCGGATAA
- the ispF gene encoding 2-C-methyl-D-erythritol 2,4-cyclodiphosphate synthase: protein MSYRTGFGYDIHKLVKGRKLFIGGVQIPYKLGLLGHSDADVLLHSISDAILGAACLDDIGIHFPNTDKKYKDISSLLILKKSYELMKSRGYEVENIDCTIIAQEPKIMPYRKEMIKNISKILNTSSINIKATTSEGIGPIGKKEGIACYSVALLSKQ from the coding sequence ATGAGCTACAGAACCGGATTTGGTTATGATATTCATAAACTTGTAAAAGGCAGGAAGTTGTTTATCGGAGGAGTACAAATACCCTATAAACTCGGATTGCTGGGCCATTCCGACGCAGATGTACTGCTTCACTCAATAAGCGACGCAATTCTTGGTGCTGCCTGTTTAGACGACATCGGAATTCATTTTCCCAATACTGATAAAAAATACAAAGATATATCCAGCCTGCTGATATTAAAAAAATCTTACGAACTCATGAAATCCAGAGGCTACGAAGTTGAAAACATTGACTGCACAATCATTGCCCAGGAACCGAAAATAATGCCCTACCGGAAAGAGATGATTAAAAACATTTCTAAAATCCTTAATACATCCAGCATAAATATCAAAGCCACTACCAGCGAAGGTATCGGCCCGATCGGCAAAAAAGAAGGAATAGCCTGCTATAGCGTTGCCTTGCTTTCCAAACAATGA
- a CDS encoding DUF4912 domain-containing protein, which translates to MTNSSSSGSATSGRGIPGDTKTTYLGDLPKNYDDTKIVLLPRDPFWAYAYWEISADTRCELNNKYGATGKFAIRVYDVTDINFDGKNSHKAFDIIVGEAAENWYINMPDVNRSWCVDLGLILADGRFITIARSNVVSMPHHGISTVIDEQWAILHKDFERLIKLSGIEKIGKSSFDITKLMRERWEQLMSISSGQMPSSHVSSLRKAGVPAEKIKSFWLKADTELIVYGTTESDAKLTISGKEVKLNSDGSFSVRMHLPDCEMNIPIKAVSKDTTMSKEITFEVKRSSFTDENKKRS; encoded by the coding sequence ATGACAAATAGTTCATCATCGGGATCTGCTACAAGCGGAAGAGGCATTCCCGGAGATACCAAAACGACTTACCTCGGTGACCTGCCAAAAAATTATGACGATACGAAAATTGTCCTTCTTCCAAGAGACCCTTTTTGGGCTTACGCTTATTGGGAAATCAGCGCCGATACGCGCTGCGAACTTAATAATAAATACGGCGCAACAGGGAAATTTGCTATCAGAGTTTATGACGTAACTGATATAAACTTTGACGGGAAGAATTCGCACAAAGCTTTTGATATTATCGTAGGTGAAGCTGCTGAAAATTGGTACATAAACATGCCGGATGTTAACCGCTCCTGGTGCGTCGACTTAGGCCTTATTTTGGCTGACGGCCGGTTTATTACTATAGCGCGCTCTAATGTTGTAAGTATGCCGCATCATGGAATATCGACCGTAATTGACGAACAATGGGCTATCCTGCATAAAGATTTCGAACGGCTTATTAAGCTTTCAGGAATCGAGAAGATAGGAAAGAGCTCCTTTGATATCACCAAACTCATGAGGGAAAGATGGGAACAGCTCATGTCTATCTCATCCGGACAGATGCCTTCGTCACATGTTTCCTCATTAAGAAAAGCCGGAGTTCCGGCAGAAAAAATAAAAAGTTTCTGGCTAAAAGCCGACACCGAATTGATAGTTTACGGAACAACTGAATCTGACGCAAAACTGACCATATCCGGCAAAGAAGTAAAACTTAATTCTGACGGGAGTTTTTCTGTCAGAATGCACCTGCCTGATTGCGAAATGAATATACCGATAAAAGCAGTATCAAAAGACACAACAATGTCAAAAGAGATAACCTTCGAAGTTAAACGTTCCAGTTTCACAGATGAAAATAAAAAAAGGAGTTGA